From the genome of Streptomyces sp. NBC_00523:
GTTCAGGTCCCAGCCGCCGAGCCCCTCCTCCATGGCGACGGGGACCAGCCGGGCGCCCGCCTCGCGCATCAGCTGGAGGATGTTGGCGTAGCTCGGGGACTCCACCGCGATGCGTTCGCCGCGTCCGGCGAAGAGGTGGCAGATGGCGTCGATGGCGCCCATCGCGCCGGTGGTGACCATGATCTGCTCGGGCATGGTCGGGATGCCGTCGGCGGTGTAGCGGTCGGCGATCATCTGGCGCAGGGTGGGCAGCCCGGCGGGGTAGTCGCCGTGGGTGTGGGCGTACGGGGGCAGTTCCTCCAGGGCGCCCTGGACGGCCCGGGTGAGCCAGGGCTCGGGGGCCGGCAGCGAGGCGCAGCCCAGGTCGATCATGGAGCCCAGGGCCTCGGGCGGCAGGGGCTCCAGGCCGCGGGCGGGCAGCGGGTTGCCCGCCGGGACCGCCGTCCAGCTGCCCGCCCCGCGCCGGGACTCCAGGAAGCCCTCGGCCCGCAGCGCCTCGTAGGCGGCGGCGACCGTGGTGCGGCTGACGGCGAGGGCGAGGGCGAGCTCGCGTTCGGCGGGGAGGCGGGCGGCGACCGCGACCCGGCCCTCCAGGACGAGGAGCCGGATACCGTCGGCGAGGGCGCGGTAGGCGGGCGGGCGGCGGCTGCCGGGTCCGGCCGGCCGCTGCTGCTGCTGGGCCTGGAGCTGCCGGGCCAGCTGCGCCGCGCCGACCGCCGAAGTCCACTGCGCCATGAGAATCAGTCCACCTTCCTCGGATTGGCCATGGTTGGCGGCCAATCCCCTGCCACAGAGTGACACGGAGCGGTCCAACACCACCACACCAGGGGGCACCCCTTGTCCAACACCCTCGTCCCGCAGGGGGCGCACCTCACCCGTCGGCTGGTCCAGCTGTACGCGGGGCTCGCGCTGTACGGGGCGAGCTCGGCCCTCCTGGTCGTCGCCGGTCTCGGCCTGGAGCCGTGGGGCGTGCTGCACCAGGGCCTCGCCGAGCGCACCGGGATCAGCATCGGGGTGGTGTCGATCATCATCGGGGCGATCGTGCTGCTGCTGTGGATCCCGCTGCGGCAGCGGCCGGGCCTGGGCACGGTGTCCAACGTGTTCGCCGTGGGGATCGCGATGGACGGCACGCTCGCCCTGGTCCCCGAGGTGCACGGCCTGGTGGCGCGGGCCGGGGTGATGGCGGCGGGGATCGTGCTGAACGGTGTGGCGACGGGGCTGTACATCAGCGCCCGGTTCGGCCCCGGCCCCCGGGACGGCCTGATGACCGGGCTGCACCGGCGGACCGGCCGGTCGATCCGGCTGGTGCGCACCGCGATCGAGATCGCCGTCGTGGTCACGGGGTTCCTGCTCGGCGGGTCCCTCGGCGTCGGCACGGTGCTGTACGCCGTGGCCATCGGCCCGCTCGCCCAGGTCTTCCTGCGGGTCTTCGCGATCCCCGGGGAAAGCGCCCCCTCGGCCGGGACGTCCGCGCCCCGGCGGTCCATACTGCGGCGGTGACCTCCGAACGCCACCCCTATCTCGACCACCCCGTTCCGCTCGCGTTCGCCCACCGGGGCGGGGCGGCGGACGGCATCGAGAACACGGCCGCCGCCTTCCGCCGGGCCGCCGACGCCGGGTACCGCTACTTCGAGACCGATGTGCACGCGTCGGCGGACGGCCGGCTCGTCGCCTTCCACGACGCCACGCTGGACCGGGTGACGGACGCCCGGGGCCGCCTGGCGGAGCTTCCGTGGAGCGAGATAGGCCGGGCCCGGGTCGCCGGGCGCGAGCCGCTGCCGCTGTTCGAGGAGCTGCTGGAGACGTTCCCCGAGGCCCGGTGGAACGTGGACGTGAAGGCGGAGGCCGCCCTCCTGCCGCTCCTGGAGCTGATCCGCGCGACGGACGCCTGGGACCGGGTGTGCGTCGGCTCGTTCTCCGAGGCCCGGGTGGCCAGGGCGCACCGGCTGGGCGGCCCGCGCCTGGCGACTTCGTACGGCGTGCGCGGGGTGCTCGGCCTGCGGCTGCGCTCGTACGGCATCCCGGCCGCGCTGCGCGCCGGAGCGGTGTGCGCGCAGGTGCCGGAGAGCCAGAACGGCATCCGGGTGGTCGACCGCCGCTTCGTGCGCGAGGCCCATGCGCGCGGGCTCCAGGTGCATGTGTGGACGGTGAACGAACCGGAGCGGATGGCCGCTCTCCTGGACCTGGGGGTGGATGGCATCATGACCGATCACATCGAGACGCTGCGCACGGTGCTGAGCGAGCGGGGGGCCTGGGCCTGACCCGCCGCCGCCCGGCCGGTGTCTTCACGGGGAGATTCCAGGGGGGCGCCATGACGGCCGAGACCGCAGACACCGCCGGGCCGGCCGACGGCGCGGCGGGCCCGGACGGCCCGGCCGCGCGGCGCAGGGAACAGCGCGGCTGGTACTTCTACGACTTCGCGTGCTCCGTCTACTCCACGAGCGTCGTCACGGTCTTCCTCGGCCCGTATCTGACCTCGGTCGCCAAGTCCGCCGCGGACCCGGACGGCTTCGTCCACCCGCTCGGCATCC
Proteins encoded in this window:
- the yczE gene encoding membrane protein YczE, yielding MSNTLVPQGAHLTRRLVQLYAGLALYGASSALLVVAGLGLEPWGVLHQGLAERTGISIGVVSIIIGAIVLLLWIPLRQRPGLGTVSNVFAVGIAMDGTLALVPEVHGLVARAGVMAAGIVLNGVATGLYISARFGPGPRDGLMTGLHRRTGRSIRLVRTAIEIAVVVTGFLLGGSLGVGTVLYAVAIGPLAQVFLRVFAIPGESAPSAGTSAPRRSILRR
- a CDS encoding glycerophosphodiester phosphodiesterase → MTSERHPYLDHPVPLAFAHRGGAADGIENTAAAFRRAADAGYRYFETDVHASADGRLVAFHDATLDRVTDARGRLAELPWSEIGRARVAGREPLPLFEELLETFPEARWNVDVKAEAALLPLLELIRATDAWDRVCVGSFSEARVARAHRLGGPRLATSYGVRGVLGLRLRSYGIPAALRAGAVCAQVPESQNGIRVVDRRFVREAHARGLQVHVWTVNEPERMAALLDLGVDGIMTDHIETLRTVLSERGAWA